A window of Streptomyces sp. Je 1-332 genomic DNA:
GACAACACGGCCGTGCACGCCCTCAACGAAGCCGTCGGGTTCCGGCCGGCCGAGGTCATCCAGAAGCCGGAGAAGAAGGCTCTGCTGAGCTTCTGCACCCGCGAGCAGTTCGAACAAGCAGTACGCGAAAGGGAATTGGCGATATGACCCTGTCCGACGCAACGGCGCACCTCTCCCCCGAGCGCTGGGAGCAGGCCAACCGCCTCCTCATCCGCAAAGCCATCGCCGAGTTCTCCCACGAGCGACTCTTCACCCCGGAGCCGCTGGGCGAGGACAAATACGTCATCCGCAGCGACGACGCCCTGACCCGCTACCGCTTCACCGCCAAGCGGCTGCGGCTCGACCACTGGCAGGTCGACGCCGACTCGATCTCCCGGCACCGCGACGGCACCGAACTCCCCCTGAACGCCCTCGACTTCTTCATCGAGCTGCGTACGGCCCTCGGCCTGAGCGACGAGATCCTGCCGGTCTACCTGGAGGAGATCTCCTCCACCCTCTCCGGCACCTGCTACAAGCTCACCAAGCCCGCGATCCCGGCCGCCGAGCTCTCCCGCTCCGGCTTCCAGGAGATCGAGACGGGCATGACCGAGGGCCACCCCTGCTTCGTCGCCAACAACGGCCGGCTCGGCTTCGGCGTCCACGAGTACCTCTCGTACGCCCCCGAGACCGCGAGCCCCGTGCGACTGGTCTGGCTGGCCGCGAGCAAGCAGCGGGCCGCGTTCACCGCGGGCGCCGGCATCGACTACGAGTCGTTCCTGCGCGCCGAGTTGGGCCAGGAGACCCTGGACCGCTTCGACCGCAGACTCCGCGACCAGGGCCTCGACCCCGAGGACTACCTCCTGATCCCGGCCCACCCCTGGCAGTGGTGGAACAAGCTCTCCGTGACCTTCGCGGCGGAGGTCGCCCAGCGGCACCTGGTGTGCCTCGGCGAGGGCGACGACGAGTACCTCGCCCAGCAGTCGATCCGCACCTTCTTCAACACCAGCGACCCGGCCAAGCACTACGTCAAAACGGCCCTGTCGGTCATCAACATGGGCTTCATGCGCGGGCTCTCGGCCGCGTACATGGAGGCGACCCCGGCGATCAACGACTGGCTCGCGAACCTCATCGACACCGACGAGACCCTCAAGTCGACCGGCCTGACGATCATCCGCGAGCGCGCGGCCGTCGGCTACCGCCACCTGGAGTACGAGGCCGCCACCGACCGCTACTCGCCGTACCGCAAAATGCTCGCGGCCCTGTGGCGCGAGAGCCCCGTCCCGTCGCTTGCCGAGGGCGAGCAACTGGCCACGATGGCCTCGCTGTTGCACACCGACCTGGAGGGCGCGTCCTTCGCGGGCGCCCTCATCGAGCGCTCCGGACTCACCCCCGCCGAGTGGCTGCGCGGCTATCTGCACGCCTACCTCACGCCGCTCCTGCACAGCTTCTACATGTACGACCTCGTCTACATGCCGCACGGCGAGAACGTCATCCTGGTCCTCAAGGACGGCGTCGTACAGCGGGCGATCTTCAAGGACATCGCCGAGGAGATCGCGGTCATGGACCCGGACGCGGTGCTCCCGCCCGCGGTGGAGCGGCTGCGGGTCGAGGTCCCCGACGACCAGAAACTCCTGTCGATCTTCACGGACGTCTTCGACTGCTTCCTGCGCTTCCTGTCCGCGAACCTCGTCACCGAGGGCCTGGTGGACGAGGAGACGTTCTGGGGCGCCGTCGCCGAATGCGTGACGACCTACCAGGAGGCCACGCCCCAACTGGCCGACAAATTCAAGCAGTACGACATGTTCGCCCCGGAGTTCGCCCGCTCCTGCCTGAACCGGCTCCAGCTGCGGGACAACGAACAGATGGTGGACCTCGCCGACCCGGCGGGCGCGCTGCAGCTGGTCGGGACGTTGAGGAACCCGATCGCGTAGGCACACGCCCAAGAAAGCAGGCGCACCCTCATAAGCCGAGTGGGGCTCCCGAGACGGTCCTCGGGAGCCCCACTCTCATGCTCAGGCGGGTGTCACTTCGACGGCCAGGGCACCTCCGGCGACTTGAAGTAGCCGATGCCGAGCGCGTCCCAGCGCGGCCCCTGCTGGGCGAGCCGCTCCTTGTACGCGTCCCAGTCGTGCGTCGACGCCGGCGACCAGCCGAGCTCGGCGATGCCGGGCAGCCGCGGGAACGCCATGTACTCGATGTGCGCGGAGGTCGAGAGCGTCTCCGACCACAGCTCCGCCTCGACACCCTGGATCGAGTCCGCGGGCGCGCCCGTCAGATACGTCTCCGGGTTCCAGTCGTAGCTGCGCTGCACCGAGACGTAACCCGCCCAGGACAGGCCGAGCGGGGTGTCCTTGTCGTACTTCATGTCGAGGTACGAACGGTCGGCGGGCGAGAGGACCAGCTGCGTGCCCTTCTTCGCCGCGTTCACGACCTGCTCACGCTCGGCGGCGCCGGTGGCGTCGTAGCCCCAGTACTGCGCTAGGGCGCCCTTGGCGGGCGTGGCGCCGGTGAGCTGGTGCCAGCCGACCACGGTCTTGCCGTACTTGGCGACGACCGGCTGGACCCTGTTCATGAACTCCACGTAGTCCTCGTGACTGGTGGAGTGCGCCTCGTCGCCGCCGATGTGGATGTACTTGCCGGGCGTCAGGGCGGCGATCTCGCGGATGACGTCGTCCACGAAGTCGTACGTCACGTCCTTCTTGACGCACAGCGAGCTGAAGCCGACCTCGGTGCCGGTGTAGAGCGGGGGCGCGACGCCGTCGCAGTTCAGCTCGGCGTACGAGGCGAGCGCGGCGTTCGTGTGGCCCGGCATGTCGATCTCGGGGATCACTTCGAGCTGCCGCGATGCCGCGTACTGGACGATGTCCTTGTACTGGGCCTTCGTGTAGTAGCCGCCCTTGCCGCCGCCGACCTGCGTGGAGCCGCCGTACGTGGCGAGCCTGGGCCAGGAGTCGATGGCGATGCGCCAGCCCTGGTCGTCGCTGAGGTGCAGGTGCAGCTTGTTGACCTTGTAGAGCGACATCTGGTCGATGTAGCGCTTGACCTTGTCGACCGAGAAGAAGTGCCGCGACACGTCGAGCATCGCGCCGCGGTGCTCGTAGCGGGGCGAGTCCTTGATGGTGCCGCCCGCGACCAGCCAGGGGCCCTTCTGCTTGGTCGTCTTCTCGGCGGCCGCGGGCAGCTGCTGCCGTAGCGTCTGCACGCCGAAGAAGAGGCCCGCGGGCTTGCGGGCCGTGATGGTGAGCGAACCGCGCTTCGACTCCAGGCGGTAGCCCTCGGCGCCGAGGGACTTGTCCTTGGAGTTCAGCCGCAGCCGGATGCCGTCGCGGCCCTCGTCGTCGGTGACCTTCAGGGGGTAGCCGGTGGAGGGGCGCAGGACGCCCGCCAGATAGCCGCCGATCCGCTTCGCGTCACGCGAGTCGTCGACCCGGATGCGTGTCTTGGAGTTGATCTCGTACGGGGAGCCGCCCGGGTCCGTGGACGCGGGAGCCGGGATGACCTGGCCGAGCGGGGTCGGTGTGGTGGCCGTGGCTGCCTCCTTCGCACCGCTGCCACCACCGGGCGCGGCGGCCACGGAGGAGAATCCGGCCGCGGCGACGAGCAGCAACGAGCCGAACAGGCGGGTCGATCTGTGGTGCTGTCTCACGAGCGGGTCCCTTCGACGGGCCATCACTGTGGTGCATCGCAATCGAACGGTCACCATGGGTACCTTGCGCCCCGGAGCGGGTCAAGGGTGTAGACCACTTCCGCCGCCCTCCGATGGAAGAATCCTCGCATGGCGGAAATCATCCAGCGCGACGGGACATGGACCTTCGACGGAGAGACGCTGCGCCTTGTGCCGGGGCGCGACAAGAACGTGTCGCTGCTGCGTAAGTCGCTCGGAGAACTGGCTATGCCGGTGGGCGCGTTGGCGGGCATCGCCTTCGAACAGGGCAAGAAGTCGGGGCGGCTGAGACTGCGGCTGCGGGACGGCGCGGATCCGTTGCTCCACGCGGCCGGCGGCAGACTCGGGGACGCGGCGGATCCGTATCAGCTCACCGTGGAGCCGGATCGCTACGGGGTCGCGGAGTACGTCGTCGACGAGGTCCGCAACGCGCTGCTCATCGAGCAGGTGCCCGCCGCACCCTGCGACAGCTATCTGCTGCCGGGCCCCTCGGTGCCGCTGTCGGTGTCGGCGGGTGACGGCACGGCGAGCTTCGACGGCGAGACCATCCGCCTGGAGTGGAACTGGAAGACGGAGGAGGCGAAGTCCGCCGCCGGTGCGCGCACGCTGGCCCTCTCCGAGGTCGCGGCCGTGGAGTGGCAGCCCGCGGTGGGGCTGGAGAACGGCTACCTCCGCTTCGCCGTCCGGCACGCGCCGACCAAGGCCCCGCCGAAGTACGACCCGAACTCGGTCGAGCTGTGGGGCTTCAAGAAGGATCCGCTGATGGCGTTGGTCGCTGCGGCTGTGCAGGTGCGGTTGCCTCATCCGGCGGGAACGGGTGTCTCGAAGTCCCCGGCGGCTCCGGCCGCGCTGCCGGCGGCTGCCGTGCCCGCCCCTGCCCCTGCGGAGGACAGCCATGACGCGTTGCTGCGGCGGCTTCGTGAGCTGGGGGAGCTGCACCAGGCCGGGGTGCTCACGGAGGCGGAGTTCACCACGGCCAAGCAAGCGGTCCTGAAGCGGCTCTGAGCCAAAAGACCTTCCCTCCCACCACCCGATTGCCCCGCAGCGCCCCCATCAGGGCCGAAACTCGACGCGATCCTGCCCGGTATCGGGCAGGATTGTTGCACCCGGAGGGCTCTTCATCCAGGATCAACGAATGCACGACGACCTGGTGGATCACCTGACCCGCAGCACCCAGCTCCAGCGGGGCGAAGCGCTGCGTGTCATCCAGGACGTGCTCGCCTACTTCGACGAGACGACCGAGGATTTCGTCCGTCGCCGCCACCGCGAACTGCAGGGTCAGGGCCTGCTGAACGCGGCGATCTTCGAACAGATCTCGGCGGATCTCCATTACCGCGCGGTCGCGCCGCCCGAGCTCACCCTCAGGCAGCTGCGCCGCATCATCTACGGCTAGGACACCCTCCATGTGCGGAATCGTCGGTTATATCGGCAAGCGTGACGTCGCCCCGCTGCTCCTCGAAGGCCTCCAGCGCCTGGAGTACCGCGGCTACGACTCCGCGGGCGTCGTCATCACCAGCCCCAAGGCCACCGGCCTGAAGATGGTCAAGGCGAAGGGCCGCGTCCGCGACCTCGAGGCCAAGGTGCCCGCCCGTTTCAAGGGCACCACCGGCATCGCCCACACCCGCTGGGCCACCCACGGCGCCCCGTCCGACGAGAACGCCCACCCGCACATGTCGGGCGACGACAAGGTCGCCGTCGTCCACAACGGCATCATCGACAACGCCTCCGAGCTGCGCGCCAAGCTCACCGCCGACGGCGTCGAGTTCCTCTCCGAGACGGACACCGAGGTCCTCACCCACCTCATCGCCCGCGCCCAGGCCGACAAGCTGGAAGACCGGGTCCGCGAGGCCCTGCGCCACGTCGAGGGCACGTACGGCATCGCCGTCCTGCACGCCGACTTCAACGACCGCATCGTCGTCGCCCGCAACGGCTCCCCCGTGGTCCTCGGCATCGGCGAGAAGGAGATGTTCGTCGCCTCGGACGTCGCCGCGCTCGTCTCGCACACCCGCCAGGTCGTCACCCTCGACGACGGCGAGATGGCCACCATCAAGGCCGACGACTACCGCACGTACACGACCGAGGGCTCGCGCACGACCGCCTCGCCGACCACCGTGGAGTGGGAGGCCGAGTCGTACGACATGGGCGGCCACGACACGTACATGCACAAGGAGATCTTCGAGCAGCCCGACGCCGTGGACCGCGTCCTGCGCGGCCGCATCGACGACCGCTTCTCCACCGTGCACCTCGGCGGCCTGAACCTCGACGCGCACGACGCCCGCAAGGTGCGCCGCGTCAAGATCCTCGGCTGCGGCACCTCGTACCACGCGGGCATGATCGGCGCCCAGATGATCGAGGAGCTGGCCCGCATCCCCGCCGACGCGGAGCCGGCGTCCGAGTTCCGCTACCGCAACGCGGTCGTGGACCCCGACACCCTCTACATCGCGGTCTCCCAGTCCGGCGAGACGTACGACGTCCTTGCCGCCGTCCAGGAGCTGAAGCGCAAGGGCGCCCGCGTCCTCGGCGTCGTGAACGTCGTCGGCTCGGCGATCGCCCGTGAGGCCGACGCGGGCGTGTACGTCCACGCGGGCCCGGAGGTCTGCGTCGTCTCCACCAAGTGCTTCACGAACACCACGGTCGCCTTCGGCCTGCTCGCCCTGCACCTGGGCCGCATCCGCGACCTGTCGGTCTCCGACGGCAAGCGGATCATCGAGGGCCTGCGCAAGCTGCCCGGCCAGATCTCGGAGATCCTCAAGCAGGAGGACGAGATCAAGAAGATCGCCAAGGAGTACGCGGAGGCCCGCTCGATGCTCTTCATCGGGCGCGTACGGGGCTACCCCGTCGCCCGTGAGGCCTCGCTCAAGCTCAAGGAGGTCTCGTACATCCACGCCGAGGCCTACCCCGCCTCCGAGCTCAAGCACGGCCCGCTCGCGCTCATCGAGCCCGCGCTCCCGACGGTCGCGATCGTCCCGGACGACGACCTCCTGGAGAAGAACCGCGCCGCCCTGGAGGAGATCAAGGCCCGCAGCGGCAAGATCCTCGCGGTCGCGCACCAGGAGCAGGAGAAGGCCGACCAGACGATCCTCGTCCCGAAGAACGAGAACGAGCTCGACCCGATCCTGATGGGCATCCCGCTGCAACTCCTCGCCTACCACACGGCGTTGGCGCTCGGCCGGGACATCGACAAGCCGCGCAACCTCGCGAAGTCGGTCACGGTCGAGTAGTCCCGGCCTCTCAGCACCGACCCGCGGAAATGAACGACCCCTCGCGCGTGCCACCAAGCGTGCGAGGGGTCGTTCTTCAGGGGCCAGGGGCGCCCATTCCCCCGACCCGCGCCTGCCTCGGCCGGTAGCCGTCACTGCCCGGTCGGCAGGTGGTCGTGCCCCCAGTACGTACCCTTCACAAGGGCACAACCCACCTGTACGCACGAGTAGATTTATCTACACAGCAAGGAAGTTGACGCCTCGCCACCCTCACCCCACCTGGGACGGAGGGGCGTTACGGAATGAGGGGCGTTACGGAATGACCACGACGGGGCGTTGCGCGCGGCGCGCGAGCCGGCCCGCGACCGAGCCGAAGATGCGCCCCACGATTCCGTGCGTCGATCCGACGACGATCGCGTCCGCGGAGTACTCCCGGCCGACCTCTTCGAGTTCGTGGCAGATGTCGCCGCCGCGCTCGACCAGGATCCACGGGACTTCGGCGAGATAGTCCGCACAGGCCAGTTCGAGGCCGAGCACTTCCGTGCGGTGATCCGGCACATCGACGAAGACAGGTGGCTCGCAGCCGGCCCACACCGTGGTGGGGAGCCGGTTGGCCACATGGACGATGATCAGTCCGGATCCGGAGCGATGGGCCATCCCGATCGCGTACGAGAGAGCGCGCTCACTGGAGGTCGAGCCGTCGAATCCGACGACGACCCCGTGCCGGAAGGCCGGATCGCAGGAATGACGTGGCTGTTCCGCCGCCTGGGGGGTCGCCGTGGGGTCGGCGACCTGCCGCTTGCGGTCCGCTGGTTCGGAGAATTCGTGACCGGCCATGGGTGTCTCGGCGAAGGAGTCCTCTGTGGGAGGGTCGGCTCTGTTCGGGTCGTGCGGCGCAGTTATGGGGCGATACGGACAGGATCGGACAGGGACGAGGAGGAGCGGCGACCACCGGAGCTGTGTCCGGGAATCATCTTCCCAACCCCATACCCCCAAGGGTACGGCGACACTCCTCTCCTGCCCAGAGCTTGCTTCCGGCCCTGCGGGAGCCTCACAGCGTTCACCGGAGCATGCATGAGCGGCGCCCGTATGGCAATGGTTGCTGCCTCGTACAGGCGGTTTGGGCACCCACCCGCGTGGGCCGCCTTCGGCCACAAGGTTCACGCCAGTGACCGGCCGCGTGACCACGCGTTGAACGTGGGTACGCCACCGCCACAGGGAGCCCGCCGTGCCTGGACCGCCGTCCGTGTCCTCACAAGTCACGACGTCCTCACAAGCCACGACGTCCTCACACGTCGCCACGCAGAGCCACCGACGCCCGCCGGAGGGGGCGCGTGAGCGCCCGCGCGGTGGCGTCCCCTCGCCACGCGCCGAGGGGACGCCACCCACGCCCGCGCAGGACTCCGCGAGCGATGTCGTCCGCTGGGCGGCATTCAGCTGCGTCCTGGTTCCCGTCGTCCTGGTCTGGTACGGGACCTCACTGGCGGGAGCCGCCGGGTCGGCCCTCGGACTCGTGGCCGTGACAGGGGTCTGCCGGTTGCTGCTGCGGCAGTCCGAGCGCGGGGCGGCGCGGCTGGTCGATGAGCAGGGCCGGGGGCGGCACGGACGGTCGGGTTCGGGGGCGCACAGGGGCGGTCGGCATGCTGGTGGGTCCGCGCCGGGGGACTGACCGATTCGCGCGCACTCACCCATAACTTTTCAGCCAACTTCCTATGGCCATGCATTCCTTGGCCGAAGGGGCGCCCAACCCCGGTCCGACCAGGGCTGAAAGGCATGCGGAAGGCGGCTGAACCCTACGGGGACCGGCCACGGAGCCGAGGCGCACTTCCCAGCAACGCCCGTGAGTGCAACGCTTCGTGATCGACTGCTTCACGCCAAGTTGCCATGTCGACATAGTGCCGGGTCCTTAACTGGTCACCCCGGCAGCACGGGACGCAGTAGATTCGATCATGACTGTATTACGGCGGGGGACTGGTGGAGGACCGAGGGGAAACGTGCAGGAGCGACAGGTCCGACAGGAACGCCAAGAGCGCCGGGAACACAGAGACCGCAGAGACCGCAGAAAACAAAGAGAAAACAGAGCACGCCAAGAACAGGGAGCCGCGACGACCGAGGGGGGCTTAGCGCCATGAGCCACGACTCCACTGCCGTGCAAGAAGCCGCGTCGCGGAAGCTTTCCGGACGCCGCCGCAGGGAGATTGTCGCGGTGCTGCTGTTCAGCGGTGGCCCCATCTTCGAGAGTTCCATACCGCTCTCCGTGTTCGGGATCGACCGGCAGGACGCCGGGGTCCCCCGCTACCGGCTGCTGGTGTGCGCCGGTGAAGAGGGACCGCTGCGGACGACCGGGGGGCTCGAACTCACCGCGCCACATGGCCTGGAGGCCATCGGGCGTGCGGGCACCGTCGTGGTGCCGGCCTGGCGGTCGATCACCTCGCCGCCGCCGCCGGAGGCACTCGACGCGCTGCGCCGCGCGCACGAGGAGGGCGCCCGCATCGTGGGCCTGTGCACCGGCGCGTTCGTGCTCGCCGCCGCCGGTCTGCTCGACGGCCGCCCGGCGACCACGCACTGGATGTACGCACCGACGCTGGCCAAGCGGTATCCATCCGTCCATGTGGA
This region includes:
- a CDS encoding IucA/IucC family siderophore biosynthesis protein, translating into MTLSDATAHLSPERWEQANRLLIRKAIAEFSHERLFTPEPLGEDKYVIRSDDALTRYRFTAKRLRLDHWQVDADSISRHRDGTELPLNALDFFIELRTALGLSDEILPVYLEEISSTLSGTCYKLTKPAIPAAELSRSGFQEIETGMTEGHPCFVANNGRLGFGVHEYLSYAPETASPVRLVWLAASKQRAAFTAGAGIDYESFLRAELGQETLDRFDRRLRDQGLDPEDYLLIPAHPWQWWNKLSVTFAAEVAQRHLVCLGEGDDEYLAQQSIRTFFNTSDPAKHYVKTALSVINMGFMRGLSAAYMEATPAINDWLANLIDTDETLKSTGLTIIRERAAVGYRHLEYEAATDRYSPYRKMLAALWRESPVPSLAEGEQLATMASLLHTDLEGASFAGALIERSGLTPAEWLRGYLHAYLTPLLHSFYMYDLVYMPHGENVILVLKDGVVQRAIFKDIAEEIAVMDPDAVLPPAVERLRVEVPDDQKLLSIFTDVFDCFLRFLSANLVTEGLVDEETFWGAVAECVTTYQEATPQLADKFKQYDMFAPEFARSCLNRLQLRDNEQMVDLADPAGALQLVGTLRNPIA
- a CDS encoding beta-N-acetylhexosaminidase, encoding MRQHHRSTRLFGSLLLVAAAGFSSVAAAPGGGSGAKEAATATTPTPLGQVIPAPASTDPGGSPYEINSKTRIRVDDSRDAKRIGGYLAGVLRPSTGYPLKVTDDEGRDGIRLRLNSKDKSLGAEGYRLESKRGSLTITARKPAGLFFGVQTLRQQLPAAAEKTTKQKGPWLVAGGTIKDSPRYEHRGAMLDVSRHFFSVDKVKRYIDQMSLYKVNKLHLHLSDDQGWRIAIDSWPRLATYGGSTQVGGGKGGYYTKAQYKDIVQYAASRQLEVIPEIDMPGHTNAALASYAELNCDGVAPPLYTGTEVGFSSLCVKKDVTYDFVDDVIREIAALTPGKYIHIGGDEAHSTSHEDYVEFMNRVQPVVAKYGKTVVGWHQLTGATPAKGALAQYWGYDATGAAEREQVVNAAKKGTQLVLSPADRSYLDMKYDKDTPLGLSWAGYVSVQRSYDWNPETYLTGAPADSIQGVEAELWSETLSTSAHIEYMAFPRLPGIAELGWSPASTHDWDAYKERLAQQGPRWDALGIGYFKSPEVPWPSK
- a CDS encoding DUF4429 domain-containing protein translates to MAEIIQRDGTWTFDGETLRLVPGRDKNVSLLRKSLGELAMPVGALAGIAFEQGKKSGRLRLRLRDGADPLLHAAGGRLGDAADPYQLTVEPDRYGVAEYVVDEVRNALLIEQVPAAPCDSYLLPGPSVPLSVSAGDGTASFDGETIRLEWNWKTEEAKSAAGARTLALSEVAAVEWQPAVGLENGYLRFAVRHAPTKAPPKYDPNSVELWGFKKDPLMALVAAAVQVRLPHPAGTGVSKSPAAPAALPAAAVPAPAPAEDSHDALLRRLRELGELHQAGVLTEAEFTTAKQAVLKRL
- the glmS gene encoding glutamine--fructose-6-phosphate transaminase (isomerizing); amino-acid sequence: MCGIVGYIGKRDVAPLLLEGLQRLEYRGYDSAGVVITSPKATGLKMVKAKGRVRDLEAKVPARFKGTTGIAHTRWATHGAPSDENAHPHMSGDDKVAVVHNGIIDNASELRAKLTADGVEFLSETDTEVLTHLIARAQADKLEDRVREALRHVEGTYGIAVLHADFNDRIVVARNGSPVVLGIGEKEMFVASDVAALVSHTRQVVTLDDGEMATIKADDYRTYTTEGSRTTASPTTVEWEAESYDMGGHDTYMHKEIFEQPDAVDRVLRGRIDDRFSTVHLGGLNLDAHDARKVRRVKILGCGTSYHAGMIGAQMIEELARIPADAEPASEFRYRNAVVDPDTLYIAVSQSGETYDVLAAVQELKRKGARVLGVVNVVGSAIAREADAGVYVHAGPEVCVVSTKCFTNTTVAFGLLALHLGRIRDLSVSDGKRIIEGLRKLPGQISEILKQEDEIKKIAKEYAEARSMLFIGRVRGYPVAREASLKLKEVSYIHAEAYPASELKHGPLALIEPALPTVAIVPDDDLLEKNRAALEEIKARSGKILAVAHQEQEKADQTILVPKNENELDPILMGIPLQLLAYHTALALGRDIDKPRNLAKSVTVE
- a CDS encoding universal stress protein, which codes for MAGHEFSEPADRKRQVADPTATPQAAEQPRHSCDPAFRHGVVVGFDGSTSSERALSYAIGMAHRSGSGLIIVHVANRLPTTVWAGCEPPVFVDVPDHRTEVLGLELACADYLAEVPWILVERGGDICHELEEVGREYSADAIVVGSTHGIVGRIFGSVAGRLARRAQRPVVVIP